Proteins encoded together in one Streptomyces sp. NBC_01216 window:
- the serA gene encoding phosphoglycerate dehydrogenase codes for MSSKPVVLIAEELSPATVDALGPDFEIRHCNGADRAELIPAIADVDAILVRSATKVDAEAIAAARKLRVVARAGVGLDNVDVSAATKAGVMVVNAPTSNIVTAAELACGLIVATARNIPQANTALKNGEWQRSKYTGVELSEKTLGVVGLGRIGVLVAQRMSAFGMKIVAYDPYVQPARAAQMGVKLLALEELLEVADFITVHLPKTPETLGLIGDEALHKVKPSVRIVNAARGGIVDEAALYTALKEGRVAGAGLDVYAKEPCTDSPLFELDQVVCTPHLGASTDEAQEKAGIAVARSVRLALAGELVPDAVNVQGGVIAEDVKPGLPLAEKLGRIFTALAGEVAARLDVEVYGEITQHDVKVLELSALKGVFEDVVDETVSYVNAPLFAQERGVEVRLTTSSESPDHRNVVTVRGTLANGEEVAVSGTLAGPKHLQKIVAVGDYDVDLALADHMVVLRYEDRPGVVGTVGRILGEAGLNIAGMQVSRTEEGGEALVVLTVDDTVPATVITEISAAIGANSARSVNLV; via the coding sequence GTGAGCTCGAAACCTGTCGTACTCATCGCTGAAGAGCTGTCGCCCGCCACCGTCGACGCGCTGGGCCCGGACTTCGAGATCCGGCACTGCAACGGCGCGGACCGTGCCGAGCTGATCCCCGCCATCGCCGACGTGGACGCGATCCTGGTCCGCTCCGCGACCAAGGTCGACGCGGAGGCCATCGCCGCCGCCAGGAAGCTCCGGGTCGTCGCCCGGGCCGGCGTCGGTCTGGACAACGTCGACGTCTCCGCCGCCACCAAGGCCGGCGTGATGGTCGTGAACGCCCCGACCTCCAACATCGTCACCGCCGCCGAATTGGCCTGCGGCCTGATCGTCGCGACCGCCCGCAACATCCCGCAGGCCAACACCGCCCTGAAGAACGGCGAGTGGCAGCGTTCGAAGTACACGGGCGTCGAGCTCAGCGAGAAGACCCTCGGTGTCGTCGGCCTCGGCCGCATCGGCGTCCTGGTCGCCCAGCGGATGTCCGCCTTCGGCATGAAGATCGTCGCGTACGACCCCTACGTGCAGCCGGCCCGCGCCGCCCAGATGGGGGTGAAGCTGCTGGCCCTGGAGGAACTCCTGGAGGTCGCCGACTTCATCACCGTCCACCTGCCGAAGACCCCCGAGACCCTTGGTCTCATCGGCGACGAGGCCCTGCACAAGGTCAAGCCGAGCGTCCGGATCGTCAACGCCGCGCGCGGCGGGATCGTCGACGAGGCGGCGCTGTACACGGCCCTCAAGGAGGGCCGGGTCGCGGGCGCGGGCCTCGACGTGTACGCGAAGGAGCCCTGCACCGACTCCCCGCTGTTCGAGCTCGACCAGGTCGTCTGCACCCCGCACCTGGGCGCGTCCACGGACGAGGCCCAGGAGAAGGCCGGTATCGCCGTCGCCCGCTCGGTGCGTCTGGCGCTCGCCGGTGAGCTCGTGCCGGACGCGGTCAACGTCCAGGGCGGTGTCATCGCCGAGGACGTGAAGCCGGGGCTGCCGCTGGCCGAGAAGCTCGGCCGGATCTTCACCGCTCTCGCGGGCGAGGTCGCGGCCCGGCTCGACGTCGAGGTGTACGGCGAGATCACCCAGCACGACGTCAAGGTGCTCGAACTCTCCGCGCTCAAGGGCGTCTTCGAGGACGTGGTCGACGAGACGGTGTCGTACGTCAACGCCCCGCTGTTCGCGCAGGAGCGCGGGGTCGAGGTCCGGCTGACCACGTCGAGCGAGTCGCCCGACCACCGCAACGTCGTCACCGTGCGCGGCACGCTGGCGAACGGTGAGGAGGTCGCGGTCTCCGGCACGCTGGCCGGTCCCAAGCACCTCCAGAAGATCGTCGCGGTCGGCGACTACGACGTGGACCTGGCGCTCGCCGACCACATGGTGGTGCTGCGCTACGAGGACCGTCCGGGCGTCGTCGGCACGGTCGGCCGCATCCTCGGCGAGGCTGGTCTGAACATCGCCGGCATGCAGGTCTCGCGCACCGAGGAAGGCGGCGAGGCACTCGTCGTGCTCACCGTGGACGACACCGTTCCGGCGACGGTGATCACCGAGATCTCGGCCGCCATCGGCGCGAACTCGGCGCGTTCGGTCAACCTGGTCTGA
- the ilvN gene encoding acetolactate synthase small subunit: MSKHTLSVLVENTPGILARIAALFSRRGFNIDSLAVGVTEHPDISRITIVVNVEDLPLEQVTKQLNKLVNVLKIVELEPGAAIQRELVLVKVRADNETRSQIVEIVQLFRAKTVDVSPEAVTIEATGSSDKLEAMLKMLEQFGIKELVQSGTIAIGRGSRSITDRSLRALDRSA, encoded by the coding sequence ATGTCCAAGCACACGCTCTCCGTCCTGGTGGAGAACACCCCCGGCATCCTGGCCAGGATCGCCGCGCTGTTCTCCCGCCGCGGTTTCAACATCGACTCGCTCGCCGTCGGTGTCACCGAGCACCCCGACATCTCCCGCATCACCATCGTGGTCAATGTCGAGGACCTGCCCCTGGAGCAGGTGACCAAGCAGCTCAACAAGCTGGTCAACGTCCTGAAGATCGTCGAACTCGAGCCCGGCGCCGCGATCCAGCGCGAGCTCGTGCTGGTGAAGGTCCGCGCCGACAACGAGACCCGGTCCCAGATCGTCGAGATCGTCCAGCTGTTCCGCGCCAAGACCGTGGACGTCTCGCCCGAGGCGGTCACCATCGAGGCCACCGGTTCGAGTGACAAGCTCGAGGCCATGCTCAAGATGCTGGAGCAGTTCGGCATCAAGGAACTCGTGCAGTCCGGCACGATCGCCATAGGGCGTGGTTCCCGGTCCATCACGGACCGTTCCCTCCGCGCTCTCGACCGCAGCGCCTGA
- the pruA gene encoding L-glutamate gamma-semialdehyde dehydrogenase codes for MDAVTQVPAPVNEPVHSYAPGSPERLRLETKLKELAENPRDLPMTIGGVKRMGGGERFDVVQPHNHRAVIGTFAGATEQDAQDAVDAALAAAPAWRAMSFDDRAAIILRAAELLAGPWRETLAASTMLGQSKTAQQAEIDTPCELVDFWRFNVAYARQILAEQPPANSPGVWNRLDHRPLEGFVYAITPFNFTAIAGNLPTAPALMGNVVVWKPSPTQTHAAVLLMELLEEAGLPKGVINLVTGDGIAVSEVALNHPDLAGIHFTGSTKTFQHLWKTVGNNIEKYRSYPRIVGETGGKDFVVAHPSADRTILKTALTRGSFEYQGQKCSASSRAYIPASIWNDGFKEQFATEVDALSMGDVTDLSNFIGAVIDERSFAKNKAAIDRAAADPSCTIIAGGTYDDSEGYFVRPTVIECADPENEVFTAEYFGPILAVHVYEDDAYDAMLTQMESVSDYALTGAVISGDRAATAHTMEKLRFAAGNFYINDKSTGAVVGQQPFGGGRASGTNDKAGAPQNLMRWTLTRAIKETLVPPTDYSYPHMG; via the coding sequence ATGGACGCTGTCACCCAGGTCCCCGCTCCGGTCAACGAGCCGGTGCACAGCTACGCCCCCGGCTCCCCCGAGCGCCTCCGTCTGGAGACGAAGCTCAAGGAGCTGGCCGAGAACCCGCGCGACCTGCCGATGACCATCGGCGGCGTCAAGCGAATGGGCGGCGGCGAGCGCTTCGACGTCGTGCAGCCGCACAACCACAGGGCCGTCATCGGCACCTTCGCGGGCGCCACCGAGCAGGACGCCCAGGACGCCGTGGACGCGGCCCTGGCCGCGGCTCCGGCCTGGCGCGCGATGTCCTTCGACGACCGCGCCGCGATCATCCTGCGCGCCGCCGAGCTGCTGGCCGGTCCCTGGCGCGAGACGCTGGCCGCCTCCACGATGCTCGGCCAGTCCAAGACCGCCCAGCAGGCCGAGATCGACACCCCCTGCGAGCTCGTCGACTTCTGGCGCTTCAACGTGGCCTACGCCCGCCAGATCCTGGCCGAGCAGCCGCCGGCGAACTCCCCGGGTGTGTGGAACCGGCTGGACCACCGCCCGCTCGAGGGTTTCGTCTACGCGATCACGCCGTTCAACTTCACCGCCATCGCCGGCAATCTGCCCACCGCCCCCGCCCTCATGGGCAACGTGGTGGTCTGGAAGCCGTCCCCGACCCAGACCCACGCCGCGGTGCTCCTCATGGAGCTGCTGGAGGAGGCCGGTCTGCCCAAGGGCGTCATCAACCTGGTGACGGGTGACGGCATCGCCGTCTCCGAGGTGGCCCTGAACCACCCCGACCTGGCCGGTATCCACTTCACCGGCTCGACCAAGACCTTCCAGCACCTGTGGAAGACGGTCGGCAACAACATCGAGAAGTACCGTTCCTACCCGCGGATCGTCGGCGAGACCGGCGGCAAGGACTTCGTCGTGGCGCACCCCAGTGCCGACCGCACCATCCTCAAGACCGCGCTGACCCGGGGCTCCTTCGAGTACCAGGGCCAGAAGTGCTCGGCGTCCTCGCGCGCCTACATCCCCGCCTCGATCTGGAACGACGGCTTCAAGGAGCAGTTCGCGACCGAGGTCGACGCCCTCAGCATGGGTGACGTCACCGACCTGTCGAACTTCATCGGCGCCGTCATCGACGAGCGTTCCTTCGCCAAGAACAAGGCGGCCATCGACCGCGCCGCCGCCGACCCGAGCTGCACGATCATCGCGGGCGGCACCTACGACGACTCGGAGGGCTACTTCGTCCGCCCGACCGTCATCGAGTGCGCGGACCCGGAGAACGAGGTCTTCACGGCCGAGTACTTCGGCCCGATCCTCGCCGTCCACGTCTACGAGGACGACGCCTACGACGCGATGCTGACCCAGATGGAGTCGGTCTCGGACTACGCGCTGACCGGCGCCGTCATCTCGGGCGACCGGGCCGCGACCGCCCACACGATGGAGAAGCTCCGCTTCGCCGCGGGCAACTTCTACATCAACGACAAGTCGACCGGCGCCGTCGTCGGCCAGCAGCCCTTCGGCGGTGGCCGCGCCTCCGGCACGAACGACAAGGCCGGCGCTCCGCAGAACCTGATGCGTTGGACGCTGACCCGCGCGATCAAGGAGACGCTGGTCCCGCCGACCGACTACTCCTACCCCCACATGGGCTGA
- a CDS encoding PucR family transcriptional regulator yields the protein MKGDYQELVDEISALLGAPATLENRDFGLIAFGAHDSDDDSAMDPVRTRSILTRKSTPAVRAWFEDFGITRATGPVRIPAAPDAGVLRDRICLPVRHRGVVLGYVWLLDAEPGPAPDRLAAAMDVATRIGGLLADEERAGLDLSREFAAVLTAGGGRRGDEAVAALRAALGPGADGLHTVVCVTPWRGEAPSVPAVPGAAAVATLPEADSLAVLVRLRTAEDLSPARTAAERLRGTAPAGIATPSRGLAELPSAWHEAATAARTVAAQPSLGPVAVWADIGPYRMLASLPHPAADPAVAPLLAPAHTELARTAEVFLDNAGQAGRTAAALRVHRQTLYYRLSRVEQLTGLDLDDGEDRLLLHMSLKAARLR from the coding sequence GTGAAGGGCGATTACCAGGAGTTGGTGGACGAGATCTCGGCGCTGCTCGGCGCCCCGGCCACACTGGAGAACCGCGATTTCGGGCTGATCGCCTTCGGGGCCCACGACAGCGACGACGACAGCGCCATGGACCCGGTCCGCACCCGGTCGATCCTGACCCGGAAGTCCACCCCGGCGGTCCGCGCCTGGTTCGAGGACTTCGGCATCACGCGGGCGACGGGCCCGGTACGCATCCCGGCGGCGCCGGACGCGGGCGTCCTGCGGGACCGGATCTGCCTGCCGGTACGCCATCGGGGCGTCGTCCTCGGCTACGTCTGGCTGCTGGACGCCGAGCCGGGCCCGGCACCCGACCGGCTGGCGGCGGCCATGGACGTGGCCACCCGGATCGGGGGGCTGCTCGCCGACGAGGAGCGCGCCGGCCTGGATCTCTCGCGCGAGTTCGCCGCTGTCCTCACCGCCGGCGGAGGGCGGCGGGGCGACGAGGCCGTCGCGGCGCTCCGGGCGGCCCTCGGGCCGGGCGCGGACGGACTGCACACCGTCGTCTGTGTCACACCGTGGCGGGGGGAGGCTCCCTCCGTCCCGGCGGTGCCCGGGGCGGCGGCGGTGGCCACGCTGCCGGAGGCCGACTCACTGGCGGTGCTCGTGCGGCTGCGCACCGCCGAGGACCTCTCCCCCGCCCGCACGGCCGCGGAACGGCTGCGGGGTACCGCCCCGGCCGGCATCGCGACACCGTCGCGGGGCCTGGCGGAACTGCCGTCGGCCTGGCACGAGGCCGCCACGGCGGCCCGCACCGTCGCGGCGCAGCCCTCGCTGGGCCCGGTGGCGGTGTGGGCGGACATCGGCCCGTACCGGATGCTCGCCTCGCTCCCGCACCCCGCCGCGGACCCCGCCGTGGCGCCCTTGCTGGCCCCCGCCCACACGGAACTCGCCCGCACCGCCGAGGTGTTCCTCGACAACGCGGGCCAGGCCGGCCGCACGGCCGCCGCCCTCCGGGTGCACCGGCAGACCCTCTACTACCGGCTGTCCCGGGTGGAACAGCTGACGGGCCTGGACCTGGACGACGGCGAGGACCGGCTGCTGCTCCACATGTCGCTGAAGGCCGCGAGGCTCCGGTAG
- a CDS encoding acetolactate synthase large subunit encodes MLMTEQATGHHPQPRARSGGQTATTVEHVTGAQSLIRSLEEVGADTVFGIPGGAILPAYDPMMDSTRVRHILVRHEQGAGHAATGYAQATGKVGVCMATSGPGATNLVTPIADAHMDSVPLVAITGQVASKAIGTDAFQEADICGITMPITKHNFLVTKAEDIPRTIAEAFHIASTGRPGPVLVDIAKDALQAKTTFSWPPQADLPGYRPVTKPHAKQIREAAKLITTARRPVLYVGGGVLKAGATAELKVLAELTGAPVTTTLMALGAFPDSHRLHVGMPGMHGAVTAVTALQKADLIVALGARFDDRVTGKLDSFAPFAKIVHADIDPAEIGKNRVADVPIVGDAREVIADLVQAVQLEHSDGHRGDYTAWWSDLNRWRETYPLGYDLPEDGSLSPQQVIQRIGQLAPADTIYAAGVGQHQMWAAHFIDYERPATWLNSGGAGTMGYAVPAAMGAKAGQPDRPVWAIDGDGCFQMTNQELVTCALNNIPIKVAIINNGALGMVRQWQTLFYNQRYSNTVLHSGPGATGLEPSKGTRIPDFVKLSEAMGCVALRCESPADLDRVIAEANAINDRPVVVDFIVHEDAQVWPMVAAGTSNDEVMAARGVRPDFGDNEDD; translated from the coding sequence ATGCTGATGACCGAGCAGGCCACCGGGCACCATCCGCAGCCGCGGGCCCGTAGCGGCGGACAGACCGCCACCACCGTCGAGCACGTCACGGGTGCGCAGTCCCTCATCCGTTCTCTCGAGGAAGTGGGGGCCGACACCGTCTTCGGTATCCCGGGCGGCGCCATCCTCCCCGCGTACGACCCGATGATGGACTCGACCCGGGTCCGCCACATCCTGGTCCGCCACGAGCAGGGCGCGGGGCATGCCGCGACCGGCTACGCGCAGGCCACCGGCAAGGTCGGCGTCTGCATGGCGACCTCGGGTCCCGGTGCCACGAACCTCGTCACCCCGATCGCCGACGCGCACATGGACTCCGTTCCGCTGGTCGCGATCACCGGCCAGGTCGCCTCCAAGGCCATCGGCACGGACGCCTTCCAGGAGGCGGACATCTGCGGTATCACGATGCCGATCACCAAGCACAACTTCCTGGTCACCAAGGCCGAGGACATCCCGCGGACCATCGCCGAGGCATTCCACATCGCCTCCACCGGCCGCCCGGGACCGGTCCTGGTCGACATCGCCAAGGACGCCCTCCAGGCGAAGACCACCTTCAGCTGGCCCCCGCAGGCGGACCTGCCCGGCTACCGCCCGGTGACCAAGCCGCACGCCAAGCAGATCCGCGAGGCCGCGAAGCTCATCACCACCGCCCGGCGTCCCGTCCTGTACGTCGGCGGCGGCGTCCTGAAGGCCGGTGCCACCGCCGAGCTGAAGGTCCTCGCCGAGCTCACCGGCGCCCCCGTCACCACCACGCTGATGGCGCTGGGCGCGTTCCCCGACAGCCACCGGCTGCACGTGGGGATGCCGGGCATGCACGGTGCGGTCACCGCCGTCACCGCGTTGCAGAAGGCCGACCTGATCGTCGCCCTCGGAGCCCGCTTCGACGACCGCGTCACCGGCAAGCTGGACAGCTTCGCCCCGTTCGCCAAGATCGTCCACGCCGACATCGACCCGGCCGAGATCGGCAAGAACCGGGTCGCCGACGTGCCGATCGTCGGTGACGCCCGCGAGGTCATCGCCGACCTGGTCCAGGCCGTCCAGCTGGAGCACAGCGACGGCCACCGGGGCGACTACACCGCGTGGTGGAGCGACCTGAACCGCTGGCGCGAGACCTACCCGCTCGGCTACGACCTGCCGGAGGACGGCAGCCTCTCGCCGCAGCAGGTCATCCAGCGCATCGGCCAGCTCGCCCCCGCCGACACCATCTACGCCGCCGGCGTCGGCCAGCACCAGATGTGGGCCGCGCACTTCATCGACTACGAGCGGCCGGCCACCTGGCTGAACTCCGGCGGCGCCGGGACGATGGGCTACGCGGTCCCCGCCGCCATGGGCGCAAAGGCCGGCCAGCCGGACCGTCCGGTCTGGGCGATCGACGGCGACGGCTGCTTCCAGATGACCAACCAGGAACTCGTCACCTGCGCGCTGAACAACATCCCGATCAAGGTCGCCATCATCAACAACGGCGCCCTCGGAATGGTCCGCCAGTGGCAGACCCTGTTCTACAACCAGCGCTACTCCAACACGGTGCTGCACTCCGGCCCGGGGGCGACGGGCCTGGAGCCCTCGAAGGGCACCCGCATCCCGGACTTCGTCAAGCTGTCCGAGGCCATGGGCTGTGTCGCACTCCGCTGTGAGTCCCCGGCCGACCTGGACAGGGTCATCGCCGAGGCCAACGCCATCAACGACCGCCCGGTCGTCGTCGACTTCATCGTCCACGAGGACGCCCAGGTCTGGCCGATGGTCGCCGCCGGCACCTCCAACGACGAGGTCATGGCCGCCCGGGGAGTCCGCCCCGACTTCGGCGACAACGAAGACGACTGA
- the ilvC gene encoding ketol-acid reductoisomerase: MAELFYDDDADLSIIQGRKVAVIGYGSQGHAHALSLRDSGVDVRVGLQEGSKSKAKAEEQGLRVVSVAEAAAEADLIMILTPDPIQAQVYEESIKGNLKQGDALFFGHGLNVRYGFIKVPEGIDVALVAPKGPGHLVRRQYEEGRGVPCIAAVEQDATGNAFALALSYAKGIGGTRAGVIKTTFTEETETDLFGEQAVLCGGTAALVKAGFETLTEAGYQPEIAYFECLHELKLIVDLMYEGGLEKMRWSVSETAEWGDYVTGPRIITEATKAEMKKVLAEIQDGTFAKEWMAEYHGGLKKYNEYKTQDSNHLLETTGKELRKLMSWVNDEEA; encoded by the coding sequence GTGGCCGAGCTGTTCTACGACGACGACGCCGACCTGTCCATCATCCAGGGCCGCAAGGTCGCGGTGATCGGTTACGGAAGCCAGGGCCACGCCCACGCGCTGTCCCTCCGTGACTCCGGTGTCGACGTCCGTGTCGGTCTGCAGGAGGGCTCGAAGTCCAAGGCCAAGGCCGAGGAGCAGGGCCTGCGTGTCGTCTCCGTCGCCGAGGCCGCGGCCGAGGCCGACCTGATCATGATCCTCACCCCGGACCCCATCCAGGCCCAGGTCTACGAGGAGTCCATCAAGGGCAACCTGAAGCAGGGCGACGCGCTCTTCTTCGGCCACGGTCTCAACGTCCGCTACGGCTTCATCAAGGTGCCCGAAGGCATCGACGTCGCCCTGGTCGCCCCGAAGGGCCCGGGTCACCTGGTCCGCCGCCAGTATGAGGAAGGCCGCGGGGTTCCCTGCATCGCCGCCGTCGAGCAGGACGCGACCGGCAACGCCTTCGCGCTGGCGCTCTCGTACGCCAAGGGCATCGGCGGCACCCGCGCGGGCGTCATCAAGACGACCTTCACCGAGGAGACCGAGACCGACCTGTTCGGTGAGCAGGCCGTCCTCTGCGGTGGTACCGCGGCGCTGGTCAAGGCGGGCTTCGAGACCCTGACCGAGGCCGGCTACCAGCCGGAGATCGCCTACTTCGAGTGCCTGCACGAGCTGAAGCTCATCGTCGACCTCATGTACGAGGGCGGCCTGGAGAAGATGCGCTGGTCGGTCTCCGAGACTGCCGAGTGGGGCGACTACGTCACCGGCCCGCGGATCATCACCGAGGCCACCAAGGCCGAGATGAAGAAGGTCCTCGCCGAGATCCAGGACGGCACCTTCGCCAAGGAGTGGATGGCCGAGTACCACGGCGGCCTGAAGAAGTACAACGAGTACAAGACGCAGGACTCCAACCACCTCCTGGAGACCACCGGCAAGGAGCTGCGCAAGCTCATGAGCTGGGTGAACGACGAGGAGGCGTAA
- a CDS encoding proline dehydrogenase family protein has protein sequence MLGPVILAASRSDKMRRFVSAAPGTKQVVGRFIAGETVDHVIPVVEDITGRGLEVTLDVVGEDITTVGQSHAARDAYLELVGRLEELGLGPRAEMSVKLSMFGQALEGGHELALANVRPVVEAAAAIGTTVTLDAEDHTTLDSMFAIHQELRKDFPQTGCVIQAYLFRTEEDARRLAADGSRVRIVKGAYKEPASVALQDKAEIDKAYVRITKILMEGEGYPMIGSHDPRLISIGQELARRAGRKLDEYEFQMLYGIRSEEQNRLAAEGHRMRVYTAFGTDWYGYFMRRLAEKPANLLFFARSILTKG, from the coding sequence GTGCTGGGTCCCGTGATCCTCGCCGCGTCGCGCAGTGACAAGATGCGCCGTTTCGTGTCGGCCGCGCCCGGGACCAAGCAGGTCGTCGGCCGCTTCATCGCCGGCGAGACGGTCGACCACGTCATCCCGGTCGTCGAGGACATCACGGGCCGCGGCCTGGAGGTCACCCTCGACGTCGTCGGTGAGGACATCACCACCGTCGGGCAGTCCCACGCCGCCCGTGACGCCTACCTGGAGCTGGTCGGCCGCCTCGAGGAGCTGGGCCTCGGCCCGCGCGCCGAGATGTCGGTCAAGCTCTCGATGTTCGGCCAGGCACTTGAGGGCGGTCACGAGCTCGCGCTCGCCAACGTGCGTCCCGTCGTGGAGGCCGCCGCCGCCATCGGCACCACGGTCACCCTGGACGCCGAGGACCACACCACCCTCGACTCGATGTTCGCCATCCACCAGGAGCTGCGGAAGGACTTCCCGCAGACCGGCTGCGTCATCCAGGCGTACCTCTTCCGCACCGAGGAGGACGCCCGCCGCCTCGCCGCCGACGGCTCCCGGGTCCGCATCGTGAAGGGCGCCTACAAGGAGCCCGCCTCCGTCGCCCTCCAGGACAAGGCCGAGATCGACAAGGCGTACGTCCGGATCACGAAGATCCTGATGGAGGGCGAGGGCTACCCGATGATCGGCTCGCACGACCCGCGCCTGATCTCCATCGGCCAGGAGCTCGCCCGGCGCGCGGGGCGCAAGCTGGACGAGTACGAGTTCCAGATGCTGTACGGCATCCGCAGCGAGGAGCAGAACCGGCTCGCCGCCGAGGGCCACCGGATGCGCGTCTACACGGCCTTCGGCACCGACTGGTACGGCTACTTCATGCGCCGTCTGGCGGAGAAGCCGGCCAACCTGCTCTTCTTCGCCCGCTCCATCCTCACCAAGGGCTGA